GGATTTGTGTGATTGTGTGATCTTAGCATGTGAAACAAATAagatggttggtaatcaaagaggcatggtattggtatgagatgaaGCCCTATGCTCATGGATTGGGAATAACGAGTAGTATGGTTTCAACATGTgatatgaatgaggattggtTACAGAGATTGGTATGAAATTATATGCATGATGAGTATTCCCTCATTTGTTTGATTATGATTGGTCTGTGgttagtgcgtaattccttggaatctctaggtgagatttcagggtcgtgcttcagtggtcgggacgtaattccatgacccctgttagtggggattcatggtggtgccccatctatataatttggtaaggattcaaggtaaggttgcatcctgacgctctaaggagttagttagtctcacttagagcggactgactcttgtggtgagagtagcaaggggcctgaaactcattaagggctaaccttgtgtgtgggggattgagatattgtaacacttgtaacacttagctcggggttGAGCAGAGATATCCACTACAAGttcaagcatccgctgaatccgattAAATTATACAGATTCAGATGAGTCGAGtggagtcttagtgtattgatttgaaagtcataacatgcttggatgatgtgtGTATATTTGACTGTGGaagtatatttgattgcatgataaaattacttttggctctagcttacccttctatttgtttgttgtgtgttccATCTGTGTGgttctctcttttgcgatgatcatcaacttgttgatgtgagtagatgcgaggaacacccgggGTCAATAGGAAGGTGgtggttccgctgcttagcctttGGATTGGCTCCTGTTTTTGGACTCTTTATTTTAGGGCTATAGCCCATGTATTAGTATGTCTTTTAAATtcttattatattactattgaATATTGTAATTGGTTTAGTTTTGgaatcgtggtgtgccttggataATTGTAAGGGGTTATGTTTAAACTCTAGGACTGTACTgctatattattttagtgtgatgcttcttttaattatgtttattaattaaatggggtgttacaacacaagaataataaaagtaataaaagatGATATAGAGAGAagcaaaacacataaaaaattataatggatAATCAAACATTGAGTATTACTTTTTTCAACCTTACAAAAACTAGTTCCATTAATTATCAAATGAGAGTTTGCACAGTGCACACAAAACTTATAAGACTCTTTAGAGATATCAACCTTAATCTTATACTAAATATCAAAGATTTCTACCCTCACCATCTTGTCTCCCTTCAAGAAGATCTTGGTCTCTATCCGTTATTTGACTATCCGCAAAAATCATAACTTTATCAACTTTATTACAACAGCtcacaaaacacaaaaacaaagcTGAAAACAATCCATAAATGATAGATGGAAAGAAATTAACACAATAGAACACTTTGAATACTTGATTCACAACACTTGTTAATTTTGAAATCTTTAGAGTCCTATAAAAGGTGTGTTGATCTCAGAAAACAACATAATGACACCACTTTTGGTTGCTTATAAAAGTTGTTAATTAAGCAAAGATAATTGTTTTCCGAGATCTCGAATCccaatttgaaaaacaaaaagctAAAGTTGATTATATCAGATGATAATCGATTAGtctaattgattaaaaattagttacaaCGTctctaaaaattaatcaattatagTATGTTCGAAGCTAAGGGTCACCTGACCTTCAGGGAGAAATTCGGTATTGATTGGGGATGAAATGATAATTGGAAGCCCTATATCGCCCTTGAAGGGAGATTGCACAACAGAGAGAGGGATAGTTTCGTTATCCGTTTGGAGTGCTCGAATTCCACCGCCGGGGGCTCCTAAACCTGATGGCAATATATAGAATCTGCCACCATTTTTAACGATGTTACCATTCCCATCCGTGACAGGTTGAGCAGTGGTTGAAGGAGGGTAGAAGGTTAGGgcagaaaaaaggaaaagagcAAAAAGCATTGCACTCGCCATTTCTTTGACTGGCTATGAAACAGATTAAggtttttctcttctttgttCAATCAGTTGTGTGAATAAGCGAAGCTAGGAGAATCCATTTATAGAGCTACGTCCTGCTGATAAGATCAACTCTTTTGTCGATGGGAATGAATAAAATAtcgtaaaattttaaacatgtgAGAAAGATGAAATAAAACATGTTTCGATTTGCTGTACAGTAAGTTTCTTGAAACTTTATAATCCATTTATAGATCTAACCGATGGTGATAAGGTGAATGGACAGAAATAATTGAAAACAATCCTAGGGCTTAATCATCCTTTGCATGATGGTGGCTTAAATGCTTTGGACTTAGTTGGTGACATCTAGAatactaaatataataaataatattgtccattataaatatttttagtttggcCAAACGTGCTAAATGTTATGATTTAATTCTTGAAATCATTCAATGGACCATCAGGAATGGTGAATAAATTAACTTTCGAGATTGAAATTCTAATTTCTATTATATTTCCTAGGTTAAGGATTCCTTTTGTAAGGACCTAGGAAAAATACTATGTGTagaaattcttagaaaaaacgTAAGGTTTGTTTAAACTAAGCggagtgattttttttttagaacatTTTCTCTAAGTTTCAAAAACTTCAAGTGAGAGTTTGCACAATGCACAACACTTAAAAACACTCTTTAGAGGATATCAATCTTAATCTTACATTAAATATCAAAGATTTCTATACTCTCACCACTCGTGACTCCCTTCAAGAGATCTTGATCTTTATCCAGTGTTTGATTATCCACGATAATGCATAACTTTATCAACTCTATTAACATCtcacaaaatacaaaaacaaagcTGAAAACAACCCATAAATTATAGATGGAAAGAAATCACCACAACAAAAAGCACTTTGAAAACATGATTCacaatatttgttaattttgaaatCTATAGAACCCTAGAAAAGGTGTATTGATCTCAGAAAACAATTGAATACAATTCTTTTCGGTGATTGTAAAACTTTTTAAGCAAAGACacctgttttctttttatagatCTCAAAacccaattttaaaaaaagttaaagcaTTTAAACGATTATATTagataataattgattaaaaatcaGTTACAACATCtctaaaatttaatcaattatgtATATCTATAATCTCGAACCAGTTTTACACTGGAGTTTTAATTGAATTCAATTTCCATTTTCTTTCATTACTTTTACAGCTTTAGTTTAAAGTTTCTACAATTCATAGTTTCATATAATGTCTTCATAGCCATTTTTCAGTTTTGGTCTAGAATGGTTCTTATGCTTGAGCAATTTTGATCTTTACATTTTACCTAGACTTAGTCTTTGGATTCAAAATTAAGGAATTACGGTTTGTATAAaaaaggatgaaaaaaaaagaatgatcaAAATAAGATTAT
This region of Vigna unguiculata cultivar IT97K-499-35 chromosome 5, ASM411807v1, whole genome shotgun sequence genomic DNA includes:
- the LOC114184426 gene encoding chymotrypsin inhibitor 3-like, translating into MASAMLFALFLFSALTFYPPSTTAQPVTDGNGNIVKNGGRFYILPSGLGAPGGGIRALQTDNETIPLSVVQSPFKGDIGLPIIISSPINTEFLPEGQVTLSFEHTIID